The genome window GAACGGCACGCCGGCCCAGCGCCAGGTGTCGACCTGCAGCTTCATCGCCACATAGGTCTCGGTGTTGGAATCCGGCGGCACCGTGTCTTCCTCGCGGTAGCCGGGCACCGCGTTGCGGCCGATCGCACCGGCCGCGTACTGGCCGCGGACCACGTCGGCCGGGCTCAGCGGCCGCACCGCCTCGATCACCTCGGCGCGCCGGCGCAGCATCGACGCCGGGGTGAACGCGGCCGGTGGCTCCATCGCGATCATCGCCAGCAACTGGAACAAGTGATTGGGCACCATGTCGCGCAGGCAGCCGGTGGGATCGTAGAAGCCGCCGCGGCCCTCCACGCCGATCGTCTCGGCCGCGGTGATCTGCACGTGGTCGATGCGGTCGCGGTTCCACACCGGCTCGAACAGACCGTTGGCGAAGCGGAACGCGAGGATGTTCTGCACCGTTTCCTTGCCCAGGAAATGGTCGATGCGGAACACCTGGTCCTCGCCGAGCACGCGGCCGACGATGGCGTTGAGCTCGCGCGCGCTCTGCAGGTCGTGGCCGAACGGCTTCTCCACGATCACCCGGCGCCAGCCGCCGCCGATGCCCTGCCGCACCAGCCCTGCCGCGCCCAGCCGTTCGATCACCGGGCCAAAGAAGCGCGCGGCGGTCGCCATATAGAACAGCACGTTGCCGCCTGTACGATACTGCGCGCCGATCTTCTCCAGCATGCCGCCGAGCGTCTGGTAGGTGGCGGTGTCGTCGAATTCCGCCTGCAGGTAGTACAGGCGCGAGCGCAACCAATCCCATACCTCCTCATCCAGGCCGTCGGCCTTGAACTCGGCGTCGCGGTCGGCGAGCAGGCCACGCATGCTGTCGCCGAGCGAGCGCCGCCAGCCGGCCTCGCTGATCTGGCCGTGGTCCACGCCGATCACCGCGAACTGCTCTGGCAACGCGCCGCTGTGGCGCAGGTTGTACAGCGCGGGCAGCACCAGTCGCCGGGTCAGGTCGCCACGCGCACCGAACACCACGATCAGGCATGGCGGGGTGGTCTGCGGGGTCCGGGTCGCATCGCTCATGGGAGGGTTTCCTGTTTACCGATCAAGCCGTGCAGGCGCAACGCCGCGTGGACCAGTGCCACGTGCGAGTAGCCCTGCGGAAAATTGCCGAGCATGCGGCCGCTGCGCGGATCGTATTCCTCGGCCAGCAGGCCGACGTCGTTGCACAGGCCCAGCAGGTGCTCGAACAGCGCGCGCGCCTGCTCGTTACGGCCGAGCAACACGTAGTTCTCCACCAGCCAGAAGCTGCACGCGACGAACGTGCCCTCGCCGGCCGGCAGGCCGTCGCCGCTGTCCTCGTCGGCGCGGTAACGCTCGACCAGGCCATTGATGCTCAGGCGCTGGGCGATCGCATCGACCGTGGCCGCCACGCGCGGATCGTCAGGCGGCACAAAGCCCACCAGCGGGATCAGCAGGGTCGCCGCATCCAGGCGGTCGCTGCCATAGCTCTGCACGAAATAGCCGTCCGCGTGCACGCCCTGCGCCAGCACCTGTTCGCGGATCTCGTCGGCCACCGCGCGCCAGTGCGCGCGTTGCGCAGCATCGGCGTCGGTGACGCCGTCGCGGGCGCCGCAGTCGAACGCCAACCAAGCCATTACCTTGGAGTGCACGAAATGGCGGCGATGGTCACGGATCTCCCAGATGCCCTCGTCCGGCTCGCGCCAGCGCTGCTCCAGCACCTCCAGCAACTGCCGCGCCAGCGAGCGGCCGTGCACCGCGCTGGTCATGCCTTCACGGTGGCCGTGATGGAACGCGGCGATCACCTCGCCATACACGTCGAGCTGGAACTGACCGACCGCGGCATTGCCGATGCGCACCGGTGCGGCGCCTTCGTAGCCTGGCAGCCACTCCACCTCCCATTCGGACATGCGCCGCTCGCCGCCGATGCCGTACAGCGCCTGCAACTGGTCCGGCGAACCGGCCACGGTGCGCTGCAGCCAGGCATGGAAGGCCGCGGCCTCATCGTCGTAGCCGGCGGCGCGCAGGGCGTTGAGGGTGAACACCGCATCGCGCAGCCAGCAGAAACGATAGTCCCAGTTGCGCTCGCCACCCAGGCGTTCGGGCAGCGAAGCGGTCGGCGCGGCGACGATGGCGCCGGTCGGCAGGTAGCTCAGGCCTTTCAGCACCACCAGCGAGCGTCGTACCGCCTCGGTCCACGGGCCGGCATGCAGGCAGCGGTGCGACCAGCCGTGCCAGAACGCCTCGGTCTGCGCCAGCGCCTGTTCGGGCGCCAGCAACGGCGGCAGCTCCAGGTGCGAGGCGCCGTGGCTGAGCACGAACCAGGTGCTTTCGCCGGCCTCCAGCGCGAACTCGGCCTCGGTGGCGAAGCCGTGGCCGTGCATGGCCTGCGGGCTGCGCAGCGCGATCTGGTCCGGCCCGGCCACCGCCTGCAGGCCGCCGTCGATCTGCGACACCCAGGGGATGGTGCGTCCGTAGTTGAAGCGCAACTGCAATTGCATGCGCAGCGGCACCCGGCCGTGCAGGCCGCGCACGATCCGCACTACGTGGCTGTGCAGCACATCGTCGTGGCTGGCGACCATGAAGTCGAGCAGCGCCACCGTGCCGGTCTCGGTCTCGAAGCGCGTCTCCAGCACCAGGCTGCCGTCGCGATAGGCGCGGGTACTGGTGTAGGCGCCCTGCGGGGCGATCGCCCAGCGGCCATGGTCGGGTTCGCCGAGCAGGGCGGCGAACAGGGCATCGGAATCGAACCGTGGCAAACACAGCCAGTCGATCGAACCGTGGCGGTCCACCAGCGCCGCACTGCGGCAGTTGCCCAGCATGGCGTAGTCTTCGATTCGCGAGGCCATCGTGGGGGCCGAGACGGAGGAGCCTCGAGTCTGCCAGCGCCGGTGTTTGCGTTGCGTAATCGCCGCGAGGTGCCGTTCAGGCGCGCGCAAGCCGGCGGCTGCGGCTACACTGCGCCTGCGCATGACTTCCGATCCCGCTGCCGCCGCCCTGCGCACCCTGGTCCTGGAGGACGATCCGACACTGCGCGACCGCATCCTGGTGCCGGGCCTGCGCCGCTTCGGCTTCGTCGCCGACGGCTGCGGCACCGGCGCGGAACTGCAGCAGCGGGTGCAGCGCGACGGTGCCGAGATCGTGGTGCTGGATGTCGGCCTGCCCGACACCGACGGCTTCACC of Xanthomonas sacchari contains these proteins:
- a CDS encoding glycoside hydrolase family 15 protein translates to MASRIEDYAMLGNCRSAALVDRHGSIDWLCLPRFDSDALFAALLGEPDHGRWAIAPQGAYTSTRAYRDGSLVLETRFETETGTVALLDFMVASHDDVLHSHVVRIVRGLHGRVPLRMQLQLRFNYGRTIPWVSQIDGGLQAVAGPDQIALRSPQAMHGHGFATEAEFALEAGESTWFVLSHGASHLELPPLLAPEQALAQTEAFWHGWSHRCLHAGPWTEAVRRSLVVLKGLSYLPTGAIVAAPTASLPERLGGERNWDYRFCWLRDAVFTLNALRAAGYDDEAAAFHAWLQRTVAGSPDQLQALYGIGGERRMSEWEVEWLPGYEGAAPVRIGNAAVGQFQLDVYGEVIAAFHHGHREGMTSAVHGRSLARQLLEVLEQRWREPDEGIWEIRDHRRHFVHSKVMAWLAFDCGARDGVTDADAAQRAHWRAVADEIREQVLAQGVHADGYFVQSYGSDRLDAATLLIPLVGFVPPDDPRVAATVDAIAQRLSINGLVERYRADEDSGDGLPAGEGTFVACSFWLVENYVLLGRNEQARALFEHLLGLCNDVGLLAEEYDPRSGRMLGNFPQGYSHVALVHAALRLHGLIGKQETLP
- the zwf gene encoding glucose-6-phosphate dehydrogenase, translating into MSDATRTPQTTPPCLIVVFGARGDLTRRLVLPALYNLRHSGALPEQFAVIGVDHGQISEAGWRRSLGDSMRGLLADRDAEFKADGLDEEVWDWLRSRLYYLQAEFDDTATYQTLGGMLEKIGAQYRTGGNVLFYMATAARFFGPVIERLGAAGLVRQGIGGGWRRVIVEKPFGHDLQSARELNAIVGRVLGEDQVFRIDHFLGKETVQNILAFRFANGLFEPVWNRDRIDHVQITAAETIGVEGRGGFYDPTGCLRDMVPNHLFQLLAMIAMEPPAAFTPASMLRRRAEVIEAVRPLSPADVVRGQYAAGAIGRNAVPGYREEDTVPPDSNTETYVAMKLQVDTWRWAGVPFYLRTGKRLRERTTEIAIRFKPAPLAPLRSAEIGGYGPDWLVLHIQPDEGISLQFDVKRPGARVSLAPVRMDFRYRDWFPKEYTVGYERLLQDCMHGEAGLFQDATMVEAAWTIVQPILDAWQTSADETPQYPAGSAGPAAADALLALNGGHTWRTLTPGRRPPPRRPPESPTPTETQPVTPAPKRSVAKAANPSDSTAPRKSTRRKAASSPATKTPAVKKVAKNAAKKAVKRAAKKATQPAAGSRARRPSRAR